In Alteromonas naphthalenivorans, one DNA window encodes the following:
- a CDS encoding DUF2788 domain-containing protein, which produces MLAENFELIESIMLYGGLFILFVLMSFAVHDVLSKNNVPLIGRVVTYGVLGLGAIGFLAKGIIEWFWLSTGV; this is translated from the coding sequence ATGCTTGCAGAAAACTTTGAGCTAATTGAATCCATCATGCTGTACGGCGGTTTATTTATACTATTTGTATTGATGAGCTTTGCGGTACACGATGTCCTATCAAAAAATAACGTGCCGTTAATTGGGCGTGTTGTGACTTATGGGGTATTAGGCTTAGGAGCCATTGGTTTCCTAGCAAAAGGAATCATTGAATGGTTCTGGCTAAGCACAGGTGTATAG
- the fldA gene encoding flavodoxin FldA encodes MASVGLFFGSDTGNTEHVAKMIQKELGKQLIDVKDIAKSSKEDIAEFDLLIFGIPTWYYGEAQCDWDDFFPELEDIDFTDKLVAIFGCGDQEDYAEYFLDAMGMVRDIVEGRGAILVGQWPTESYDFEASKGMADDNHFVGLGIDEDRQPELTESRVKSWCKQIHDELCLSELA; translated from the coding sequence ATGGCAAGCGTTGGCCTGTTTTTCGGAAGTGACACCGGTAATACCGAACATGTTGCGAAAATGATCCAGAAGGAATTGGGTAAACAGCTAATTGATGTAAAAGACATTGCCAAGAGCAGCAAAGAAGATATAGCAGAGTTTGATTTGCTTATTTTCGGGATCCCTACTTGGTACTATGGTGAAGCGCAATGTGACTGGGATGATTTCTTTCCAGAACTAGAAGACATTGATTTTACCGACAAGCTAGTAGCGATTTTTGGCTGTGGCGATCAGGAAGATTATGCAGAATATTTCCTTGATGCTATGGGTATGGTTCGCGATATCGTTGAAGGCCGTGGTGCCATTTTAGTAGGACAATGGCCTACTGAGAGTTACGATTTCGAAGCCTCTAAAGGGATGGCAGACGACAACCACTTTGTAGGCTTAGGCATTGATGAAGACCGTCAACCAGAGCTTACTGAGTCGCGTGTAAAATCGTGGTGTAAGCAAATTCATGACGAACTGTGTTTATCTGAATTAGCTTAA